One genomic window of Magnolia sinica isolate HGM2019 chromosome 3, MsV1, whole genome shotgun sequence includes the following:
- the LOC131240341 gene encoding uncharacterized protein LOC131240341, whose product MGRKYPFIRYGLPFISLTVLGTVGLGHLLHGSKEVAKVKDDHEWEIIETTQALSRTGPVDGYKPKKISLEEELKALQQKVDINSYEYKRIPRPDEGKSSKK is encoded by the exons ATGGGCAGGAAGTATCCATTTATCAGATACGGGCTTCCATTCATTTCACTCACCGTGCTAGGGACAGTTGGCCTAGGTCATCTCTTACATGGGAG TAAAGAAGTGGCCAAGGTAAAGGATGATCACGAGTGGGAAATCATAGAGACTACGCAAGCACTTTCAAGAACAGGACCTGTAGACGGTTATAAGCCAAAGAAGATTTCATTGGAGGAAGAGCTGAAG gctttgCAGCAGAAAGTAGACATAAACAGCTACGAGTACAAGAGAATTCccaggccagatgaagggaaatcaaGCAAGAAGTAG